A genomic stretch from Oncorhynchus keta strain PuntledgeMale-10-30-2019 unplaced genomic scaffold, Oket_V2 Un_contig_27206_pilon_pilon, whole genome shotgun sequence includes:
- the LOC127922811 gene encoding uncharacterized protein LOC127922811 isoform X36, whose product MLKQVVTMLKQVVTMLKQVVTMLKQVVTMLKQVVTMLKQVVTMLKQVVTMLKQVVTMLKQVVAMLKQVVTMLKQVVAMLKQVVTMLKQVVTMLKQVVTMLKQVVTMLKQVVTMLKQVVTMLKQVVTMLKQVVTMLKQVVTMLKQVVTMLKQVVTMLKQVVTMLKQVVTMLKQVVTMLKQVVTMLKQVVTMLKQVVTMLKQVLTM is encoded by the exons atgttaaaacaggtggtgaccatgttaaaacaggtggtgaccatgttaaaacaggtggtgaccatgttaaaacaggtggtgaccatgttaaaacaggtggtgaccatgttaaaacaggtggtgaccatgttaaaacaggtggtgaccatgttaaaacaggtggtgaccatgttaaaacaggtggtggccatgttaaaacag gtggtgaccatgttaaaacaggtggtggccatgttaaaacaggtggtgaccatgttaaaacaggtggtgaccatgttaaaacaggtggtgaccatgttaaaacag gtggtgaccatgttaaaacaggtggtgaccatgttaaaacaggtggtgaccatgttaaaacaggtggtgaccatgttaaaacaggtggtaaccatgttaaaacaggtggtgaccatgttaaaacag gtggtgaccatgttaaaacaggtggtaaccatgttaaaacaggtggtgaccatgttaaaacaggtggtgaccatgttaaaacag gtggtaaccatgttaaaacaggtggtgaccatgttaaaacaggtggtgaccatgttaaaacaggtggtaaccatgttaaaacaggtgttgACCATGtaa
- the LOC127922811 gene encoding uncharacterized protein LOC127922811 isoform X7 translates to MLKQVVTMLKQVVTMLKQVVTMLKQVVTMLKQVVTMLKQVVTMLKQVVTMLKQVVTMLKQVVAMLKQVVTMLKQVVAMLKQVVTMLKQVVTMLKQVVTMLKQVVTMLKQVVTMLKQVVTMLKQVVTMLKQVVTMLKQVVTMLKQVVTMLKQVVTMLKQVVTMLKQVVTMLKQVVTMLKQVVTMLKQVVTMLKQVVTMLKQVVTMLKQVVTMLKQVVTMLKQVVTMLKQVVTMLKQVVTMLKQVVTMLKQVVTMLKQVVTMLKQVVTMLKQVVTMLKQVVTMLKQVVTMLKQVVTMLKQVVTMLKQVLTM, encoded by the exons atgttaaaacaggtggtgaccatgttaaaacaggtggtgaccatgttaaaacaggtggtgaccatgttaaaacaggtggtgaccatgttaaaacaggtggtgaccatgttaaaacaggtggtgaccatgttaaaacaggtggtgaccatgttaaaacaggtggtgaccatgttaaaacaggtggtggccatgttaaaacag gtggtgaccatgttaaaacaggtggtggccatgttaaaacaggtggtgaccatgttaaaacaggtggtgaccatgttaaaacaggtggtgaccatgttaaaacag gtggtgaccatgttaaaacaggtggtgaccatgttaaaacaggtggtgaccatgttaaaacaggtggtgaccatgttaaaacag gtggtgaccatgttaaaacaggtggtgaccatgttaaaacaggtggtgaccatgttaaaacaggtggtgaccatgttaaaacaggtggtgaccatgttaaaacaggtggtgaccatgttaaaacaggtggtgaccatgttaaaacaggtggtgaccatgttaaaacaggtggtgaccatgttaaaacaggtggtaaccatgttaaaacaggtggtgaccatgttaaaacaggtggtgaccatgttaaaacaggtggtgaccatgttaaaacaggtggtgaccatgttaaaacaggtggtgaccatgttaaaacaggtggtgaccatgttaaaacaggtggtgaccatgttaaaacaggtggtaaccatgttaaaacaggtggtgaccatgttaaaacaggtggtgaccatgttaaaacaggtggtgaccatgttaaaacaggtggtaaccatgttaaaacaggtggtgaccatgttaaaacaggtggtgaccatgttaaaacaggtggtaaccatgttaaaacaggtgttgACCATGtaa
- the LOC127922811 gene encoding uncharacterized protein LOC127922811 isoform X28 codes for MLKQVVTMLKQVVTMLKQVVTMLKQVVTMLKQVVTMLKQVVTMLKQVVTMLKQVVTMLKQVVAMLKQVVTMLKQVVAMLKQVVTMLKQVVTMLKQVVTMLKQVVTMLKQVVTMLKQVVTMLKQVVTMLKQVVTMLKQVVTMLKQVVTMLKQVVTMLKQVVTMLKQVVTMLKQVVTMLKQVVTMLKQVVTMLKQVVTMLKQVVTMLKQVVTMLKQVVTMLKQVVTMLKQVVTMLKQVVTMLKQVVTMLKQVLTM; via the exons atgttaaaacaggtggtgaccatgttaaaacaggtggtgaccatgttaaaacaggtggtgaccatgttaaaacaggtggtgaccatgttaaaacaggtggtgaccatgttaaaacaggtggtgaccatgttaaaacaggtggtgaccatgttaaaacaggtggtgaccatgttaaaacaggtggtggccatgttaaaacag gtggtgaccatgttaaaacaggtggtggccatgttaaaacaggtggtgaccatgttaaaacaggtggtgaccatgttaaaacaggtggtgaccatgttaaaacag gtggtgaccatgttaaaacaggtggtgaccatgttaaaacaggtggtgaccatgttaaaacaggtggtgaccatgttaaaacaggtggtaaccatgttaaaacaggtggtgaccatgttaaaacag gtggtgaccatgttaaaacaggtggtgaccatgttaaaacaggtggtgaccatgttaaaacaggtggtgaccatgttaaaacaggtggtgaccatgttaaaacaggtggtgaccatgttaaaacaggtggtgaccatgttaaaacaggtggtgaccatgttaaaacaggtggtgaccatgttaaaacaggtggtgaccatgttaaaacaggtggtaaccatgttaaaacag gtggtaaccatgttaaaacaggtggtgaccatgttaaaacaggtggtgaccatgttaaaacaggtggtaaccatgttaaaacaggtgttgACCATGtaa
- the LOC127922811 gene encoding uncharacterized protein LOC127922811 isoform X5, with protein sequence MLKQVVTMLKQVVTMLKQVVTMLKQVVTMLKQVVTMLKQVVTMLKQVVTMLKQVVTMLKQVVAMLKQVVTMLKQVVAMLKQVVTMLKQVVTMLKQVVTMLKQVVTMLKQVVTMLKQVVTMLKQVVTMLKQVVTMLKQVVTMLKQVVTMLKQVVTMLKQVVTMLKQVVTMLKQVVTMLKQVVTMLKQVVTMLKQVVTMLKQVVTMLKQVVTMLKQVVTMLKQVVTMLKQVVTMLKQVVTMLKQVVTMLKQVVTMLKQVVTMLKQVVTMLKQVVTMLKQVVTMLKQVVTMLKQVVTMLKQVVTMLKQVVTMLKQVLTM encoded by the exons atgttaaaacaggtggtgaccatgttaaaacaggtggtgaccatgttaaaacaggtggtgaccatgttaaaacaggtggtgaccatgttaaaacaggtggtgaccatgttaaaacaggtggtgaccatgttaaaacaggtggtgaccatgttaaaacaggtggtgaccatgttaaaacaggtggtggccatgttaaaacag gtggtgaccatgttaaaacaggtggtggccatgttaaaacaggtggtgaccatgttaaaacaggtggtgaccatgttaaaacaggtggtgaccatgttaaaacag gtggtgaccatgttaaaacaggtggtgaccatgttaaaacaggtggtgaccatgttaaaacaggtggtgaccatgttaaaacaggtggtaaccatgttaaaacaggtggtgaccatgttaaaacag gtggtgaccatgttaaaacaggtggtgaccatgttaaaacaggtggtgaccatgttaaaacaggtggtgaccatgttaaaacaggtggtgaccatgttaaaacaggtggtgaccatgttaaaacaggtggtgaccatgttaaaacaggtggtgaccatgttaaaacaggtggtaaccatgttaaaacaggtggtgaccatgttaaaacaggtggtgaccatgttaaaacaggtggtgaccatgttaaaacaggtggtgaccatgttaaaacaggtggtgaccatgttaaaacaggtggtgaccatgttaaaacaggtggtgaccatgttaaaacaggtggtaaccatgttaaaacaggtggtgaccatgttaaaacaggtggtgaccatgttaaaacaggtggtgaccatgttaaaacaggtggtaaccatgttaaaacaggtggtgaccatgttaaaacaggtggtgaccatgttaaaacaggtggtaaccatgttaaaacaggtgttgACCATGtaa
- the LOC127922811 gene encoding uncharacterized protein LOC127922811 isoform X6, giving the protein MLKQVVTMLKQVVTMLKQVVTMLKQVVTMLKQVVTMLKQVVTMLKQVVTMLKQVVTMLKQVVAMLKQVVTMLKQVVAMLKQVVTMLKQVVTMLKQVVTMLKQVVTMLKQVVTMLKQVVIMLKQVVTMLKQVVTMLKQVVTMLKQVVTMLKQVVTMLKQVVTMLKQVVTMLKQVVTMLKQVVTMLKQVVTMLKQVVTMLKQVVTMLKQVVTMLKQVVTMLKQVVTMLKQVVTMLKQVVTMLKQVVTMLKQVVTMLKQVVTMLKQVVTMLKQVVTMLKQVVTMLKQVVTMLKQVVTMLKQVVTMLKQVLTM; this is encoded by the exons atgttaaaacaggtggtgaccatgttaaaacaggtggtgaccatgttaaaacaggtggtgaccatgttaaaacaggtggtgaccatgttaaaacaggtggtgaccatgttaaaacaggtggtgaccatgttaaaacaggtggtgaccatgttaaaacaggtggtgaccatgttaaaacaggtggtggccatgttaaaacag gtggtgaccatgttaaaacaggtggtggccatgttaaaacaggtggtgaccatgttaaaacaggtggtgaccatgttaaaacaggtggtgaccatgttaaaacag gtggtgaccatgttaaaacaggtagtgaccatgttaaaacaggtggtgatcatgttaaaacaggtggtgaccatgttaaaacaggtggtgaccatgttaaaacaggtggtgaccatgttaaaacaggtggtgaccatgttaaaacaggtggtgaccatgttaaaacaggtggtgaccatgttaaaacaggtggtgaccatgttaaaacaggtggtgaccatgttaaaacaggtggtgaccatgttaaaacaggtggtgaccatgttaaaacaggtggtaaccatgttaaaacaggtggtgaccatgttaaaacaggtggtgaccatgttaaaacaggtggtgaccatgttaaaacaggtggtgaccatgttaaaacaggtggtgaccatgttaaaacaggtggtgaccatgttaaaacaggtggtgaccatgttaaaacaggtggtaaccatgttaaaacaggtggtgaccatgttaaaacaggtggtgaccatgttaaaacaggtggtgaccatgttaaaacaggtggtaaccatgttaaaacaggtggtgaccatgttaaaacaggtggtgaccatgttaaaacaggtggtaaccatgttaaaacaggtgttgACCATGtaa
- the LOC127922811 gene encoding uncharacterized protein LOC127922811 isoform X3 — MLKQVVTMLKQVVTMLKQVVTMLKQVVTMLKQVVTMLKQVVTMLKQVVTMLKQVVTMLKQVVAMLKQVVTMLKQVVAMLKQVVTMLKQVVTMLKQVVTMLKQVVTMLKQVVTMLKQVVTMLKQVVTMLKQVVTMLKQVVTMLKQVVTMLKQVVTMLKQVVTMLKQVVTMLKQVVTMLKQVVTMLKQVVTMLKQVVTMLKQVVTMLKQVVTMLKQVVTMLKQVVTMLKQVVTMLKQVVTMLKQVVTMLKQVVTMLKQVVTMLKQVVTMLKQVVTMLKQVVTMLKQVVTMLKQVVTMLKQVVTMLKQVVTMLKQVVTMLKQVLTM; from the exons atgttaaaacaggtggtgaccatgttaaaacaggtggtgaccatgttaaaacaggtggtgaccatgttaaaacaggtggtgaccatgttaaaacaggtggtgaccatgttaaaacaggtggtgaccatgttaaaacaggtggtgaccatgttaaaacaggtggtgaccatgttaaaacaggtggtggccatgttaaaacag gtggtgaccatgttaaaacaggtggtggccatgttaaaacaggtggtgaccatgttaaaacaggtggtgaccatgttaaaacaggtggtgaccatgttaaaacag gtggtgaccatgttaaaacaggtggtgaccatgttaaaacaggtggtgaccatgttaaaacaggtggtgaccatgttaaaacaggtggtaaccatgttaaaacaggtggtgaccatgttaaaacag gtggtgaccatgttaaaacaggtggtgaccatgttaaaacaggtggtgaccatgttaaaacaggtggtgaccatgttaaaacaggtggtgaccatgttaaaacaggtggtgaccatgttaaaacaggtggtgaccatgttaaaacaggtggtgaccatgttaaaacaggtggtgaccatgttaaaacaggtggtaaccatgttaaaacaggtggtgaccatgttaaaacaggtggtgaccatgttaaaacaggtggtgaccatgttaaaacaggtggtgaccatgttaaaacaggtggtgaccatgttaaaacaggtggtgaccatgttaaaacaggtggtgaccatgttaaaacaggtggtaaccatgttaaaacaggtggtgaccatgttaaaacaggtggtgaccatgttaaaacaggtggtgaccatgttaaaacaggtggtaaccatgttaaaacaggtggtgaccatgttaaaacaggtggtgaccatgttaaaacaggtggtaaccatgttaaaacaggtgttgACCATGtaa
- the LOC127922811 gene encoding uncharacterized protein LOC127922811 isoform X30, with amino-acid sequence MLKQVVTMLKQVVTMLKQVVTMLKQVVTMLKQVVTMLKQVVTMLKQVVTMLKQVVTMLKQVVAMLKQVVTMLKQVVAMLKQVVTMLKQVVTMLKQVVTMLKQVVTMLKQVVTMLKQVVTMLKQVVTMLKQVVTMLKQVVTMLKQVVTMLKQVVTMLKQVVTMLKQVVTMLKQVVTMLKQVVTMLKQVVTMLKQVVTMLKQVVTMLKQVVTMLKQVVTMLKQVVTMLKQVLTM; translated from the exons atgttaaaacaggtggtgaccatgttaaaacaggtggtgaccatgttaaaacaggtggtgaccatgttaaaacaggtggtgaccatgttaaaacaggtggtgaccatgttaaaacaggtggtgaccatgttaaaacaggtggtgaccatgttaaaacaggtggtgaccatgttaaaacaggtggtggccatgttaaaacag gtggtgaccatgttaaaacaggtggtggccatgttaaaacaggtggtgaccatgttaaaacaggtggtgaccatgttaaaacaggtggtgaccatgttaaaacag gtggtgaccatgttaaaacaggtggtgaccatgttaaaacaggtggtgaccatgttaaaacaggtggtgaccatgttaaaacaggtggtaaccatgttaaaacaggtggtgaccatgttaaaacag gtggtgaccatgttaaaacaggtggtgaccatgttaaaacaggtggtgaccatgttaaaacaggtggtgaccatgttaaaacaggtggtaaccatgttaaaacaggtggtgaccatgttaaaacaggtggtgaccatgttaaaacaggtggtgaccatgttaaaacaggtggtaaccatgttaaaacaggtggtgaccatgttaaaacaggtggtgaccatgttaaaacaggtggtaaccatgttaaaacaggtgttgACCATGtaa
- the LOC127922811 gene encoding uncharacterized protein LOC127922811 isoform X19, translating to MLKQVVTMLKQVVTMLKQVVTMLKQVVTMLKQVVTMLKQVVTMLKQVVTMLKQVVTMLKQVVAMLKQVVTMLKQVVAMLKQVVTMLKQVVTMLKQVVTMLKQVVTMLKQVVTMLKQVVTMLKQVVTMLKQVVTMLKQVVTMLKQVVTMLKQVVTMLKQVVTMLKQVVTMLKQVVTMLKQVVTMLKQVVTMLKQVVTMLKQVVTMLKQVVTMLKQVVTMLKQVVTMLKQVVTMLKQVVTMLKQVVTMLKQVVTMLKQVVTMLKQVVTMLKQVVTMLKQVVTMLKQVLTM from the exons atgttaaaacaggtggtgaccatgttaaaacaggtggtgaccatgttaaaacaggtggtgaccatgttaaaacaggtggtgaccatgttaaaacaggtggtgaccatgttaaaacaggtggtgaccatgttaaaacaggtggtgaccatgttaaaacaggtggtgaccatgttaaaacaggtggtggccatgttaaaacag gtggtgaccatgttaaaacaggtggtggccatgttaaaacaggtggtgaccatgttaaaacaggtggtgaccatgttaaaacaggtggtgaccatgttaaaacag gtggtgaccatgttaaaacaggtggtgaccatgttaaaacaggtggtgaccatgttaaaacaggtggtgaccatgttaaaacaggtggtaaccatgttaaaacaggtggtgaccatgttaaaacaggtagtgaccatgttaaaacag gtggtgaccatgttaaaacaggtggtgaccatgttaaaacaggtggtgaccatgttaaaacaggtggtaaccatgttaaaacaggtggtgaccatgttaaaacaggtggtgaccatgttaaaacaggtggtgaccatgttaaaacaggtggtgaccatgttaaaacaggtggtgaccatgttaaaacaggtggtgaccatgttaaaacaggtggtgaccatgttaaaacaggtggtaaccatgttaaaacaggtggtgaccatgttaaaacaggtggtgaccatgttaaaacaggtggtgaccatgttaaaacaggtggtaaccatgttaaaacaggtggtgaccatgttaaaacaggtggtgaccatgttaaaacaggtggtaaccatgttaaaacaggtgttgACCATGtaa
- the LOC127922811 gene encoding uncharacterized protein LOC127922811 isoform X15, with translation MLKQVVTMLKQVVTMLKQVVTMLKQVVTMLKQVVTMLKQVVTMLKQVVTMLKQVVTMLKQVVAMLKQVVTMLKQVVAMLKQVVTMLKQVVTMLKQVVTMLKQVVTMLKQVVTMLKQVVTMLKQVVTMLKQVVTMLKQVVTMLKQVVTMLKQVVTMLKQVVTMLKQVVTMLKQVVTMLKQVVTMLKQVVTMLKQVVTMLKQVVTMLKQVVTMLKQVVTMLKQVVTMLKQVVTMLKQVVTMLKQVVTMLKQVVTMLKQVVTMLKQVVTMLKQVVTMLKQVVTMLKQVVTMLKQVLTM, from the exons atgttaaaacaggtggtgaccatgttaaaacaggtggtgaccatgttaaaacaggtggtgaccatgttaaaacaggtggtgaccatgttaaaacaggtggtgaccatgttaaaacaggtggtgaccatgttaaaacaggtggtgaccatgttaaaacaggtggtgaccatgttaaaacaggtggtggccatgttaaaacag gtggtgaccatgttaaaacaggtggtggccatgttaaaacaggtggtgaccatgttaaaacaggtggtgaccatgttaaaacaggtggtgaccatgttaaaacag gtggtgaccatgttaaaacaggtggtgaccatgttaaaacaggtggtgaccatgttaaaacaggtggtgaccatgttaaaacaggtggtaaccatgttaaaacaggtggtgaccatgttaaaacag gtggtgaccatgttaaaacaggtggtgaccatgttaaaacaggtggtgaccatgttaaaacaggtggtgaccatgttaaaacaggtggtgaccatgttaaaacaggtggtgaccatgttaaaacaggtggtgaccatgttaaaacaggtggtgaccatgttaaaacaggtggtgaccatgttaaaacaggtggtgaccatgttaaaacaggtggtaaccatgttaaaacaggtggtgaccatgttaaaacaggtggtgaccatgttaaaacag gtggtaaccatgttaaaacaggtggtgaccatgttaaaacaggtggtgaccatgttaaaacaggtggtgaccatgttaaaacaggtggtaaccatgttaaaacaggtggtgaccatgttaaaacaggtggtgaccatgttaaaacaggtggtaaccatgttaaaacaggtgttgACCATGtaa
- the LOC127922811 gene encoding uncharacterized protein LOC127922811 isoform X34: MLKQVVTMLKQVVTMLKQVVTMLKQVVTMLKQVVTMLKQVVTMLKQVVTMLKQVVTMLKQVVAMLKQVVTMLKQVVAMLKQVVTMLKQVVTMLKQVVTMLKQVVTMLKQVVTMLKQVVTMLKQVVTMLKQVVTMLKQVVTMLKQVVTMLKQVVTMLKQVVTMLKQVVTMLKQVVTMLKQVVTMLKQVVTMLKQVVTMLKQVVTMLKQVVTMLKQVVTMLKQVLTM, translated from the exons atgttaaaacaggtggtgaccatgttaaaacaggtggtgaccatgttaaaacaggtggtgaccatgttaaaacaggtggtgaccatgttaaaacaggtggtgaccatgttaaaacaggtggtgaccatgttaaaacaggtggtgaccatgttaaaacaggtggtgaccatgttaaaacaggtggtggccatgttaaaacag gtggtgaccatgttaaaacaggtggtggccatgttaaaacaggtggtgaccatgttaaaacaggtggtgaccatgttaaaacaggtggtgaccatgttaaaacag gtggtgaccatgttaaaacaggtggtgaccatgttaaaacaggtggtgaccatgttaaaacaggtggtgaccatgttaaaacaggtggtaaccatgttaaaacaggtggtgaccatgttaaaacag gtggtgaccatgttaaaacaggtggtgaccatgttaaaacaggtggtgaccatgttaaaacaggtggtaaccatgttaaaacaggtggtgaccatgttaaaacaggtggtgaccatgttaaaacaggtggtgaccatgttaaaacaggtggtaaccatgttaaaacaggtggtgaccatgttaaaacaggtggtgaccatgttaaaacaggtggtaaccatgttaaaacaggtgttgACCATGtaa
- the LOC127922811 gene encoding uncharacterized protein LOC127922811 isoform X24: MLKQVVTMLKQVVTMLKQVVTMLKQVVTMLKQVVTMLKQVVTMLKQVVTMLKQVVTMLKQVVAMLKQVVTMLKQVVAMLKQVVTMLKQVVTMLKQVVTMLKQVVTMLKQVVTMLKQVVTMLKQVVTMLKQVVTMLKQVVTMLKQVVTMLKQVVTMLKQVVTMLKQVVTMLKQVVTMLKQVVTMLKQVVTMLKQVVTMLKQVVTMLKQVVTMLKQVVTMLKQVVTMLKQVVTMLKQVVTMLKQVVTMLKQVVTMLKQVVTMLKQVLTM; this comes from the exons atgttaaaacaggtggtgaccatgttaaaacaggtggtgaccatgttaaaacaggtggtgaccatgttaaaacaggtggtgaccatgttaaaacaggtggtgaccatgttaaaacaggtggtgaccatgttaaaacaggtggtgaccatgttaaaacaggtggtgaccatgttaaaacaggtggtggccatgttaaaacag gtggtgaccatgttaaaacaggtggtggccatgttaaaacaggtggtgaccatgttaaaacaggtggtgaccatgttaaaacaggtggtgaccatgttaaaacag gtggtgaccatgttaaaacaggtggtgaccatgttaaaacaggtggtgaccatgttaaaacaggtggtgaccatgttaaaacaggtggtaaccatgttaaaacaggtggtgaccatgttaaaacag gtggtgaccatgttaaaacaggtggtgaccatgttaaaacaggtggtgaccatgttaaaacaggtggtgaccatgttaaaacaggtggtgaccatgttaaaacaggtggtgaccatgttaaaacaggtggtgaccatgttaaaacaggtggtgaccatgttaaaacaggtggtgaccatgttaaaacaggtggtgaccatgttaaaacaggtggtaaccatgttaaaacaggtggtgaccatgttaaaacaggtggtgaccatgttaaaacag gtggtaaccatgttaaaacaggtggtgaccatgttaaaacaggtggtgaccatgttaaaacaggtggtaaccatgttaaaacaggtgttgACCATGtaa
- the LOC127922811 gene encoding uncharacterized protein LOC127922811 isoform X9 translates to MLKQVVTMLKQVVTMLKQVVTMLKQVVTMLKQVVTMLKQVVTMLKQVVTMLKQVVTMLKQVVAMLKQVVTMLKQVVAMLKQVVTMLKQVVTMLKQVVTMLKQVVTMLKQVVTMLKQVVTMLKQVVTMLKQVVTMLKQVVTMLKQVVTMLKQVVTMLKQVVTMLKQVVTMLKQVVTMLKQVVTMLKQVVTMLKQVVTMLKQVVTMLKQVVTMLKQVVTMLKQVVTMLKQVVTMLKQVVTMLKQVVTMLKQVVTMLKQVVTMLKQVVTMLKQVVTMLKQVVTMLKQVVTMLKQVVTMLKQVVTMLKQVLTM, encoded by the exons atgttaaaacaggtggtgaccatgttaaaacaggtggtgaccatgttaaaacaggtggtgaccatgttaaaacaggtggtgaccatgttaaaacaggtggtgaccatgttaaaacaggtggtgaccatgttaaaacaggtggtgaccatgttaaaacaggtggtgaccatgttaaaacaggtggtggccatgttaaaacag gtggtgaccatgttaaaacaggtggtggccatgttaaaacaggtggtgaccatgttaaaacaggtggtgaccatgttaaaacaggtggtgaccatgttaaaacag gtggtgaccatgttaaaacaggtggtgaccatgttaaaacaggtggtgaccatgttaaaacaggtggtgaccatgttaaaacaggtggtaaccatgttaaaacaggtggtgaccatgttaaaacag gtggtgaccatgttaaaacaggtggtgaccatgttaaaacaggtggtgaccatgttaaaacaggtggtgaccatgttaaaacaggtggtgaccatgttaaaacaggtggtgaccatgttaaaacaggtggtgaccatgttaaaacaggtggtgaccatgttaaaacaggtggtgaccatgttaaaacaggtggtgaccatgttaaaacaggtggtaaccatgttaaaacaggtggtgaccatgttaaaacaggtggtgaccatgttaaaacaggtggtgaccatgttaaaacaggtggtgaccatgttaaaacaggtggtgaccatgttaaaacaggtggtgaccatgttaaaacaggtggtgaccatgttaaaacaggtggtaaccatgttaaaacag gtggtaaccatgttaaaacaggtggtgaccatgttaaaacaggtggtgaccatgttaaaacaggtggtaaccatgttaaaacaggtgttgACCATGtaa